The genomic window TATTTTGTCAGGATCGCACCAGCCATGCCAAGTAATTCGGTTAGTTAATCTGAGTGTGTTTGCTAACTTTTCTAACTGTGGTCGTTCCCATCCTTCACCTGCAATATCAAGTTTAATTTGTGGATCTGTATGTATTAAAGTTTTGAGCAACCATTCCAGACCTTTATCAGAAACAATCCGTCCCACAAACAAAATTCTATGATTTTGGTGGACTTCTAAACTTAGAGGTGCAGTTGCTGTTTTTGGTACGGATATACCACAGTGTAGCGTTACAGTCTGTTCAGGGGGTACACCGTTTTGAATCAACTCTTGTCGCACATATTCGCTATTAGCAATAAAAGTAATTTTTACCTTTTTTAATACATCTAAAAAGTTCTGAGTTTTTTGAAGTTCTCTAACAGTTCTTAAAGGTCTACGGCTACCACATTTATCTATTAGTTTACCCCAGGTACATCCTAAGTAAGAAAAGTTGCGATCGCAGACTGTGCGCTGCCCTGCTAAATACTTTGTGCCACTCGGACAGTAGAATGAGTGATTATGAACGCTGAAGATGGTAGGACATTCGCCTGTAAGCTGCAAGAGTAAATCTGGGCTGTGGATGTGCAGCAGTTTAAACTGGCTTTGATCAACATTCTTCAGCGATTTTATCACGCGATCGCTAATATTAGGTGGTCGATGTTCAAACAGAGAAGCTAAATAAGTTTCGACACCTCCGCCCCCACCTACCTCAAAATTGGAGCATTGATAAATCAGGTCTTTGTCAAATATTTTCTGGGACATATTTTCTGTTATTGTTCAGTATATAGCACTATTTATAATAGTTTTTAACAAACTTTTTTAGAAATAATGAGCATGATAATACTATTTTTTTGCGATATAATCTCACCAAATTACTGATATACATATAGCAGTACTAAATCATTTGTAAAAATAAATTAACCGCAGAGGCACAGAGGAGGGCAGTTGCATGGGCGGGTTTCCCGACTTGAGCAAACTGCCCGTAGCGCAGAGAGAGGAATCGGAGATTTTCACGACTCATTTAGGATTGCTATATATAGGTAGGGGCTTACGGCTGTAGGGATGTACAGCCGATTTATATGTTGCAAGTATTTTGGTAATTGGATATTCTTTCTAATCTGATTGCCTTACTTCATACTGCATTTGATGATATTTCCAAAGCTTGCCTTTGAGTTCCAGCAGTTCTTGATACTTACCTTGCTCTACTATCCGTCCCTGTTCTAAAACTACAACTTTATCTGCTTTAGAAATGGTAGAAAGACGGTGAGCGATCGCAATTACTGTTTTCCCAACAGATAGCTTTTCTAATGAATCTTGAATTAAGCGCTCAGATACAGAATCTAAGGCGCTAGTTGCTTCATCCAAAATCAAAATTTCTGGGTTCCGCAGTAAAGCACGTGCAATAGCAATTCGCTGCCTTTGTCCTCCAGATAACCTAACACCTCTATCTCCAAGCTGGGTGTTAAAACCTTCGGGCATTTCCAAAATAAATTCTAGTGCATTCGCTAGTCTAGCAGCTTCTTGAATTTCATCATTAGTGGCTTCTGGAGTCCCGTAAGAAATATTATGCCAAACATTAGTATTGAAGATAAAAGTATCCTGACTGACGACAGCTATTTTCCGACGTAAGGAGTTAATTTCAAACTGTCGGACATCAATTTCATCAATGTAAAGATATCCATCTGTAGCATTATAAAATCGGGGAATTAAATCAGCAAGGGTTGTTTTACCAGCACCAGATGCTCCGACTAATGCTGTCATTTTTCCCTTTTCAAGAGTAAGGGTAATATTATGTAGCACTAGATTATCATCATCGTAGCCAAAATCTACAGATACTAAATCTATTGACCTTTTTAACCCTTTAAACTCAAGTTTGCCATTTTGAAAGTAATATTTATCATCACTTTTCAACATATTTTTAATGTTGTCTGCCGAGCCATGTAAAGTACTGAGATATGCTCTCGTACCATTAATATCTTGAACAAACGGGATAAATCGAAATAGCACAAAGAAAAAGGTTAGCAAAGAAGCAACTTGTAGCGTTCCATTGGTAACAAGGCTAGTGAACGCCAAAATAATCATTCCGATCAATACGGTAGTCGCTACGCCTTCAGCAATTGGCTTAACAAGTGTCCAGGTGAATACAACTTTAGTTGTAGTACTTATTACCTTGTCGCTAGCTTTGTAGTAACGCTGCCGTTCAAATTCTTGAGTACCACAGGAGTGAACAGTGCGAATGCCATTAATAAATTCTATGGCTGTTGATGTAAAATTAGCATTGGCAGTTGTCATACCAAAACTTGATTCTCTGACTCTAGCATTCAGATTGGACAACCCTACACCTAAAAGTGTAAATAGTAATGCTGAAATCAGCGTCAATTGCCATGATATCAAAAACATTGATATTAAGTAGACAAAGGTTGTTAGTCCTCTAGTTACTAAAAAGGCTGTGCCACTGAAACCCTGTCTGATTTTTTCAATTTCTGTGGTAATTGTGTTAATTAGTTCACCAGAACGAGTTTTGGCAAAGTAACTTAGTGACAAAGATTGTAACTGTTCAAAAATTTGCTTACGTAAGCGATCGGCAAGATGTAGTTGAGATAATTCAGTGTAGACTTGGGAAAAGTAATTAAAGGTTGCACGTAACCAAGTACTCAATAAAATCAACAGAGATACGCGGTACAGACGATTAATTGCCGATGTCTTGGCTCCTAAAATCCAAATATCAAACCAGTGTATTCCTGTCTGGACAGGTTGAGCGTTGGGACTAGTTAAGCTTTGCAAAAAGGAAAGCAAAAAACCAATACTCACACCTTCAAAAGTTGCTGCCAAAATCGAGAATATCAGAGCTAGAGTTGCAATTTTGCGAAAGTGTTTAAATTCTCGCAATATCAAATAGTTGTCCTGCCAAAAGCTGCTAGCTTTGAACAGACTACGAAGTTGTTGAGGAAGTTGGAAATGCATGGATTTTTCTAACAATAATTTGGTATGTAATACCGATTATCTGTGAGGTTGTATACAACAAAAGGCTTAAGCCTCAAGTCTTACTAAGCCTGATTTTGTGCAGTTTCACAAAGAAATCAGGAGTTAGGAGTCAGAATTATGACTTCTGAATTCTCAAAGTGTTTGGCTATCCAGATGTAACAAGTGCGGCTGTGCTTCTACTTCCCATGAAGCCGTAACTTCTGGTAGTTTATTTAGCTGTACTGCATCTTCTAAAGTCCAAGAACGAGATCCGATCAAACTCATGTCACCCCGTAGCACGTTAAATAACTGGGGTAGATTGTCCAGACTGGATTTACCCATCCAACGCCCTAGCGGTGTGATGTTGTGTGTGCAAAACCTGATTGATTGAAAGAGTTTACCGCGTTCTCCAACACGCCACTCACGGCAAAAAAGTGATCCTGGCGAGTAAACCTGCATTAACACAATCAATCCCAACGTGACTGGACTTATTAATAGCAGCAACACCAAAGCAGCAATCCAATCAATTAGTCGCTGCAATTGTCTCAAGGGTTGGTTAGGCACTTTATTGCCAGCAGGTATGCTTAGGAATATTGGTTTTTTAGCTTCTTCACATGCATCTGCCCAAAACGTGAGCAAAGCCTCACCCAGCTTTGGATCTATGCTTACCAAACTTACAGGAGAATGTTGTAAGCATTCTACTAGCGATCGCTTACTATCTAATGAAGGCAGATATGGTTGTTTAACTCGTCCAGGCGGCTTCACCAACAGCTTACCCTGCCGCCACTGGAGTGTGCAGTACCCACGATTCTCTTGGTGTTCCTGGGTTACATCATATAAATTCTCTAGAGTTGGAATTATTGAAGTTGTCATATGTCTTTGGGTTTATACAGGAGTGAATTGCTGAGGCGTTATCAAAGGCTATCAATGCCAAAGACCCAAATCCGAATCTTGTTGTAAGTCCAAAAAGTTGGAGATAATTGAGGGCAAAAATATGTTATTGCTATTTACCACTCAGCCAAGCATATATCGTGCAGAATTCTGCTGGTGTAGAGGTGTACTAATCAACGTTACTATCAATATTCATGGGCAATCGATATTTTCCGGTAACTACTGACAGTAGAGAAATGTAGAGGGAAATTACCCATGAATCTATATCTACGTTTAATTGCACTGAGGTGTTGATTGGATCGAGATATTTAACAAAACCAGTCCACTCTTGTCTTCTAGCCTTTATGAAGGTGCTTTAATCTCTAGAATATAAGACGATGTAGAAATAGCGATCGCTCAAATAAATTCTTTATTTACTCTTTAAAGAGCCAGTGATTTCTCTGAAAACTCATAAAGATAGTATAAATATACTGGAATTTTCCTGATCGCATCAAAATTAAATTTTGGTCATAAAAAAGTAGGGTAGCACAGGTATGCCACCCTACCGCGTGTTGCATTTAAACTAATTAGATCCCCGACTTCTTAGAGAAGTCGGGGATCTGGGAATCTATCGTAGCCGTACTAGCTACTTTTCTACAGCTTGTCGCAGGGCTAATTGTTGTTGTTTGATATTGGGTACGTAATTACTACTAGAGTTTGATACCCCATTAGCTACAACCCCAATCAGATTTAACTTACTTAACATAGCTGTCGCTTGAGTCAGCTGACTTCGCGTCACAATACCAATGCTTGCCACCATGACCACGCTACGACAAGATGATGCGGTGAGCATAGCATCCACTAAACCGAGAACTGGGGGAGCATCTATGAGTACCAAATCATAGTTTTCCTCAAATGCTGCCATTAATTGCATCATCCGAGGGGAACTTAACAGATTAGCTGGGTCAGCAGGTTTGGGGCCAGCGGTCAAAATATCGATGTAGGCGGAACCTGAGTATTGAAAACTAATCTGGTTGGGTAAAGTTGTATCACTAGCCAATAGAGTTGAAAGCCCCTGTTCATTGGGAAGATTCAGTTGTTGGTGCAGGCTGGGATCACGTAAGTTGGCATCAATCAGTAACACTCTTTTGTGTAAACGGGCAGCACTCATCGCCAGACCCAAGGCCAAAGCTGATTTACCCTCATCGGCTAAAGCTGAGGTAATCATCAAAGATTTTAAGTTAGCAACAGTATTTAAAAGTTCAATATTCTTGTAAATCAGATCCAGCGATTCCCAACGCGGTGGAGATTGCAATACCTGAATTGTCCAGGGGGCGAGAACTTCTGGCTTACCAAAAGGCAACTTGATCATTGATTCTCTGGGTTTGGCTGGTGGTAACTTGGGAGTTGTTCCCAACAACGGCATGGCCATTTGCTTTTCTAACTCAGCAGTGGTGTGAACTGCATCATCAGCCGATTCCCGAATAAAGGCAGCAATGCCTCCTAACATAAACCCAACGACAGCACCTAAGAGCAAGTTCTGCTGGAGATTGGGGCCTAATTGTGCGCCTTTTTGAGGATCTTCTACAACTTCCCAATTAAATCCACCCTTGGAAAGTTCTTGCCGCAATTGCTGTTCTGCTCTTAAAAGCTGCTCTAACCTTTCACGACTAAATTGCAACTGGGGTAGCATCCGATTGTAATAAGCCAACAGAGGCGGGAAGCGTTTAATTTCCAAACGCAGCTCGTTTTCTTTCTGGGCCAGAGTTTGATCGCGAGCAGTTAAAGCAACTATATTGGTCTGTGTTTCCACTAGCTGACCAGCAAGGCTGAGATCAATTTCACCGAGCTGTCCTTTTTCGAGGAGAGAGTCTCCAGAACTGAATGCACCAGCAGATTTTGGGCCTAAAGTCCTTCCTACTTCTTGTTGCAATAATTCCTTCTGGCTTTGAAGCTGTTCTTTGAACTTTTGCACACTCGGAGTCTGATCTGTAAAGCGTAAGCGTTCTTGTGCTAGTGCCAGTTCTGTTTTTTGGATTTCGTTCAGTAAGCCCTGATAGCGAGTAGACTGACTCAGGCGGGAAGCAACTAGAGCATTTTGGGGAGAACGGTTAAGTTGTTCTTCCAAAGATTTTTGGCGTGCCAAAGCTTCCCCATACTGAGAACGAGTTGTCTGTCGCTCTTGGGCAATATTGTTCAAAGCCGTCTCAATAGCTTTGGCCTGTGACTCTGGATCAATTAAGTTCTGATTTCTCCGAAACCTTTGTAAATTTGTCTCAGCTGCGTTTACTTCTTCACTGGCTTTACTTAACTGTTCCCTGATAATTTGCAGACCTTTTTGTAAACGTGAATTCTGTTGTTCTTTGTTATATTCCACATAAACTTGTCGAATTGCACCTAGAACTTTTTGTGTTTTTTCTGGATCTCCAGCAGTGTATTCAACTTGAAAGATTTTAGTAGCAACATTATCTTCTTTGCTCCTTATTTGAGTTAAGACCAAAGAAGTTTTAATTTCTGCTGAAGTTATGTCGGGATAATTAGACTGAAGTTTATCAACTGCTTTTTGGATGAGTCCTGAACTCTGCATCAAGTTAAGCTGAGTTGCAGTATCTATCACAACATTAGAGTCGGTAAACTGGTTGTCTAACCCTGCTCCTTCTGTCTTACCTTGATAGTTAGGTTCTACTAGCAGTTGCATCGAACTTTTATAAGTTGGTTTTGTCTTAAAAGTTACTATACCTGCAAGAGCAATACAACTAATTAATACTGCTAAGAACCAAGGAAATCTTCGCACAAATACCGCAAACATTTGTCCGTAACTTGGTTCAGTTTCAGAAGCTGGAGTTATATGAGGATTTAGACTACTTTGAACCACTTTTATTATCCTTGTCTTTTCTACGAAAGGCTACGCCAACAAGACTTACACTAAGAGATACTCCGAAGAATACCTATTTTTTAACAAACCGCCAAGGACGAGAGAGAAAATAAATAGGTAATTTAATAGTGGGAAGAGATTCAAAAATCAAATGAATAATTGATGCCCACCACAAGCTTGGTTAATAATTTGCTCAACTTTACTAAAGAAGGCATTCTCTGAAAAGTTTGCTACTGCATGATTACGGATGCGATCGTAATCCCAAGAAATGCCATTGGCTTCTAGTAATGCAATTTGTAGAGATTCGGGTGTTTGTCTTTTGAAAAAGACTCCTGTTTCACCTGGTATTTGAGTATCTAATACTCCACCTGCTCCGTAGGCGATGACTGGTGTGCCACTAGCATTAGCCTCTACTGGAAC from Nostoc sp. UHCC 0926 includes these protein-coding regions:
- a CDS encoding GumC family protein; this translates as MVQSSLNPHITPASETEPSYGQMFAVFVRRFPWFLAVLISCIALAGIVTFKTKPTYKSSMQLLVEPNYQGKTEGAGLDNQFTDSNVVIDTATQLNLMQSSGLIQKAVDKLQSNYPDITSAEIKTSLVLTQIRSKEDNVATKIFQVEYTAGDPEKTQKVLGAIRQVYVEYNKEQQNSRLQKGLQIIREQLSKASEEVNAAETNLQRFRRNQNLIDPESQAKAIETALNNIAQERQTTRSQYGEALARQKSLEEQLNRSPQNALVASRLSQSTRYQGLLNEIQKTELALAQERLRFTDQTPSVQKFKEQLQSQKELLQQEVGRTLGPKSAGAFSSGDSLLEKGQLGEIDLSLAGQLVETQTNIVALTARDQTLAQKENELRLEIKRFPPLLAYYNRMLPQLQFSRERLEQLLRAEQQLRQELSKGGFNWEVVEDPQKGAQLGPNLQQNLLLGAVVGFMLGGIAAFIRESADDAVHTTAELEKQMAMPLLGTTPKLPPAKPRESMIKLPFGKPEVLAPWTIQVLQSPPRWESLDLIYKNIELLNTVANLKSLMITSALADEGKSALALGLAMSAARLHKRVLLIDANLRDPSLHQQLNLPNEQGLSTLLASDTTLPNQISFQYSGSAYIDILTAGPKPADPANLLSSPRMMQLMAAFEENYDLVLIDAPPVLGLVDAMLTASSCRSVVMVASIGIVTRSQLTQATAMLSKLNLIGVVANGVSNSSSNYVPNIKQQQLALRQAVEK
- the hepC gene encoding heterocyst development glycosyltransferase HepC; this translates as MTTSIIPTLENLYDVTQEHQENRGYCTLQWRQGKLLVKPPGRVKQPYLPSLDSKRSLVECLQHSPVSLVSIDPKLGEALLTFWADACEEAKKPIFLSIPAGNKVPNQPLRQLQRLIDWIAALVLLLLISPVTLGLIVLMQVYSPGSLFCREWRVGERGKLFQSIRFCTHNITPLGRWMGKSSLDNLPQLFNVLRGDMSLIGSRSWTLEDAVQLNKLPEVTASWEVEAQPHLLHLDSQTL
- a CDS encoding glycosyltransferase family 4 protein, with product MSQKIFDKDLIYQCSNFEVGGGGGVETYLASLFEHRPPNISDRVIKSLKNVDQSQFKLLHIHSPDLLLQLTGECPTIFSVHNHSFYCPSGTKYLAGQRTVCDRNFSYLGCTWGKLIDKCGSRRPLRTVRELQKTQNFLDVLKKVKITFIANSEYVRQELIQNGVPPEQTVTLHCGISVPKTATAPLSLEVHQNHRILFVGRIVSDKGLEWLLKTLIHTDPQIKLDIAGEGWERPQLEKLANTLRLTNRITWHGWCDPDKINKLYQQCFAVIFPSVWPEPAGLVTLEAYANYRPVIGSAVGGIPEHLRDGETGILVPGNNIKKLAYAIQELYTDYQKSRHMGEQGHALLMNKFTIDAHVNNLRKIYAKTIAEFDSKGEKVYSISQAK
- the hepA gene encoding heterocyst formation ABC transporter subunit HepA; amino-acid sequence: MHFQLPQQLRSLFKASSFWQDNYLILREFKHFRKIATLALIFSILAATFEGVSIGFLLSFLQSLTSPNAQPVQTGIHWFDIWILGAKTSAINRLYRVSLLILLSTWLRATFNYFSQVYTELSQLHLADRLRKQIFEQLQSLSLSYFAKTRSGELINTITTEIEKIRQGFSGTAFLVTRGLTTFVYLISMFLISWQLTLISALLFTLLGVGLSNLNARVRESSFGMTTANANFTSTAIEFINGIRTVHSCGTQEFERQRYYKASDKVISTTTKVVFTWTLVKPIAEGVATTVLIGMIILAFTSLVTNGTLQVASLLTFFFVLFRFIPFVQDINGTRAYLSTLHGSADNIKNMLKSDDKYYFQNGKLEFKGLKRSIDLVSVDFGYDDDNLVLHNITLTLEKGKMTALVGASGAGKTTLADLIPRFYNATDGYLYIDEIDVRQFEINSLRRKIAVVSQDTFIFNTNVWHNISYGTPEATNDEIQEAARLANALEFILEMPEGFNTQLGDRGVRLSGGQRQRIAIARALLRNPEILILDEATSALDSVSERLIQDSLEKLSVGKTVIAIAHRLSTISKADKVVVLEQGRIVEQGKYQELLELKGKLWKYHQMQYEVRQSD